Proteins co-encoded in one Brassica rapa cultivar Chiifu-401-42 chromosome A02, CAAS_Brap_v3.01, whole genome shotgun sequence genomic window:
- the LOC103854131 gene encoding protein RIK isoform X4, protein MTDKCDEARVPPSDSATTNDASRTRQRRKRKWDQPAEQLVAAGVVLPRLGNAAINVPPAATNTVAPFFQTPLPKLIQDELTIAREIVINDAEASLRHKLTKRSTQEEIQRSTGAVVITRGKYRPPNAPPDGEKPLYLHISAAAHLKETTERILAVDRAAAMIEEMMKQKTNSQVGLVGSPTVKMLNTCVYLGFEADPSSNVAARIRGPNDQYINHIMNETGATVVLRGRGSGNLENQHGEEAQQPLHLLLSSSNPKSIDDAKRLAENLMDTISVEFGASRVSSSKVYGAVPPPQQLLAGAPIPETAQKPNLSSSYGLMTSPNAVNPFPVPPATTTLYPQFPVFQPPGISNGGHLRPSPVSYLQPAAGGTSYSGYAGIYPQATPLQQVAQVLKQSVTPVVSTVPPTLLTSAALSKPSGIPSKETERRPPQKRKFQELPADCKVPAKSKEVFF, encoded by the exons ATGACAGACAAGTGCGATGAGGCTCGGGTTCCTCCTAGCGACTCGGCTACAACGAACGATGCTTCTCGAACGAGGCAAAG GAGAAAGAGAAAGTGGGATCAGCCCGCGGAGCAGCTTGTTGCAGCTGGAGTTGTGCTTCCTCGATTAGGCAATGCTGCTATCAATGTTCCTCCTGCTGCTACCAACACTGTTGCTCCATTCTTCCAAACCCCACTTCCAAAACTTATTCAA GATGAGCTAACCATAGCTAGAGAAATCGTTATCAACGATGCTGAAGCTTCTCTTAGGCACAAGCTTACTAAACGCTCAACTCAAGAAGAA ATTCAGAGGTCTACTGGTGCTGTGGTGATTACTAG GGGCAAGTATCGTCCTCCAAATGCACCTCCTGATGGTGAAAAGCCATTATATCTTCACATATCTGCTGCTGCCCAT TTAAAAGAGACTACAGAGCGAATTTTAGCAGTTGATCGTGCAGCAGCTATGATTGAGGAGATGATGAAACAGAAAACAAACTCACAGGTCGGGTTGGTTGGTTCTCCGACGGTCAAG ATGCTGAACACATGCGTTTATTTGGGTTTTGAAGCTGACCCATCATCTAATGTTGCTGCTCGTATTCGTGGGCCTAAC GATCAGTATATAAATCACATTATGAATGAAACAGGAGCAACCGTTGTACTAAGAGGGCGTGGTTCAGGGAACCTTGAGAACCAACATGGTGAAG AAGCACAGCAACCATTGCATCTGTTATTGTCTAGTAGCAACCCGAAAAGCATTGACGATGCAAAACGTTTAGCTGAGAATCTTATGGATACAATCAGTGTTGAATTCGGGGCTTCAAG GGTTTCCTCAAGCAAGGTGTATGGTGCTGTACCACCACCACAGCAACTGCTTGCTGGAGCTCCGATTCCTGAAACCGCACAAAAGCCAAATTTGAGTTCATCATATGGTTTGATGACATCGCCAAATGCTGTTAATCCATTTCCAGTTCCTCCAGCAACAACAACTCTGTATCCTCAGTTTCCAGTGTTTCAGCCTCCAGGGATCTCAAACGGTGGGCACTTGCGACCAAGTCCAGTCAGTTACTTACAACCTGCGGCTGGTGGAACTAGTTATAGTGGGTATGCCGGAATATACCCTCAAGCCACTCCACTGCAACAAGTTGCTCAAGTCCTTAAGCAATCTGTTACTCCTGTTGTCTCCACCGTGCCCCCTACTTTGTTGACATCTGCCGCCTTATCAAAGCCAAGTGGTATTCCAAGTAAGGAAACGGAAAGGCGTCCACCCCAGAAGCGCAAGTTTCAGGAGCTACCAGCTGATTGTAAAGTCCCAGCAAAATCCAAAGAG